The DNA sequence GATGTCAATCAACACTCTCTTGCTGTTAGATTTTCCAATCCGGCTTAGCGCCTTCTGTGCCAGATCCTCGAGAAAGCAGTCTTCACTCCGGAGTAGCTCTCCGGTGCGCAATACATTTTCCCTGACTGCAGGGTTGATTTTTTCCATTACCGGGATAATCTGCAGTCGAATCAGATTACGGGTGTATCTGACATCGGTATTAGTTTCATCCTCTACCCATTTGAGAGATCTGGCTTCAAGATAGCTCCTTATTTCCTTACGGGTAATCTTAATAAGTGGACGGATGAAAATATCCCGGTGAACTGGAATACCACACAATCCGCGTAATCCGGCTCCGCGCGCCAGATTGTGAATTACCGTTTCCAAGTTATCATCAGCGGTATGACCCAGTGCTACCCTATTGCAGGCAAGCCTTTTTGCTGTCCGTTGATAATGCAGATAGCGGAGGCGTCTTGCCGCAGTTTCCAGACTCATTCTGTGTTTCCGAGCAAAGGATGGTGTATCAACTTTTACGACAACGAGTCGAATATCCCACTGCTGGGTAAGATTGCGCACAAACATTTCATCCTGGTCGGCATTGACCCGAATTCCGTGGTTAATATGAATACCCGAGATCCGCAGTTTATATCGTGGGGCAATCAGCCGCAGCAAATCCAGCAGGCATACTGAATCCGCACCTCCGGAAATACCCGCAAGCACATGACCGCCCCTTTCCAATAACTGGTATTCCTCGATGGTGTCAATAAAACGGTGGACAACAGACAGCTTATCCATACCAAATTTTAACCCCGACTCAGATTAATTCAATTGCCAGTCGTATTGAGCCGAATATCCTGTCTGGTTTGGCTTTTTATTTAAGCCACGGCATATAGGAGGATAGCTTTAACACCAAACCCAGGACAACAATGGAGACCATCGACTGCAGTTTTAGCAGAATATTTAACGATGGTCCGGCTGCGTCCTTGAGCGGATCGCCAACTGTATCCCCTACGACACTTGCTTTATGTGCATCAGAACCTTTGCCCCCATAGTTACCCTTTTCAATGAATTTTTTCGCATTGTCCCACGCACCGCCTGCATTAGCCATGAATATTGCCAAGCAGAAACCGCTTGCCAAGCCGCCGATTAGAAACCCCGCAACGCCTTCCGGACCTAACAGCAGTCCGGCTATGACCGGGGCAATAATCGCAGTCAGAGCAGGACTGAGCATTTCCTTCTGTGCTGCCCTCGTGCAGATAGTAACTGCCCGTGCATAATCCGGTTTTGCCTTTCCTTCCATTAAACCGGTTATCTCACGGAATTGACGTCGGACTTCATCTGCGATTTTGGATGCGGTCCTCGCTACCGCCTTGAGGATTGATGACGAAACCACCATCGGAATAACCGCACCGGCAAAGATGCCAGCGATTAAATACGGATTAAGCAAGGAAAGTTGGAGAGTTCGGATTTCCCCCAAGAATCGCTGACTGACTATTCTGACTTCATCCCGATAGGCTGCGATCAAGGCTAATGCAGTTAAAGCAGCAGAACCGATGGCAAATCCCTTTCCGGTCGCGGCAGTAGTATTTCCCAGTGCATCAAGGGCATCGGTTCTTTCGCGGACAATCGGTTCCTGTGCCGTCATCTGCGCATTGCCTCCGGCGTTGTCAGCAACCGGGCCGTAGGCATCGGTTGCCAGAGTAATTCCAAGTGTTGAAAGCATGCCCACTGCAGCGATGCCGATGCCATAAAGCCCGATTTCGGGCGAACCCAGACCCGACAGGTAAAAACTGGTAATTATGGCGACCACGACTACGATTACAATGGGAAATGCGGAACGCATACCAACGGATAACCCCTCAAGAATAACCGTTGCCGGTGATGTTCGTGCTTCAGCTGAAATCGCCCTTGTCGGGGAATAGGAATCTGAAGTGAACATTTCGGTAAAATATCCAATCAAAACACCGGCAAGCAGTCCGGAAAGGATTGCCCAGTAGACTGACCAGTTATTAGGTAACAACCACTTGGTCACAATAAAAGCCAGAATCGCCGAAAGCCCTGCGGCGCCATAGATCCCCCGACGTAGAGCGCTGAGCAGTACCGCCTGCTCAGCCTTTTCACCTGCCCGGACAAAAAAGCTGCCGATAATTGAGGAAATTATACCCACCCCGGCGAGCACCATGGGCAGAAGGATACCGTTGATTTCCCAGCCCGTGCCTTTGAATGCGACAACCGAAAGTGCCATGGAGGCGATGATGGAATCAACATAAGATTCATAAAGGTCGGCACCCATTCCGGCAATATCGCCGACATTGTCACCGACATTATCAGCGATGACTGCCGGGTTACGGGGATCATCTTCGGGAATGCCCGCTTCAATCTTACCAACCAGGTCCGCACCGACATCGGCCGCTTTGGTGAAGATGCCACCGCCAACTCGGGCAAAGAGCGCCTGAGAACTGGCACCGATTCCGAAAGCCAGCATGGTTGAAGTAATCAGTTCAAGTTTATGAATCAGTGGTTCCGATGCATAAACCGCGTTCAGAATCACATACCAGATTGAGATATCTATAAGTCCCAGTCCGACCACAACCAGCCCCATGACCATACCGGATGAAAATGCAACCCGAAGCCCGGAATTGAGACTTTGCTTGCTCGCCCAGGTAGTGCGCGCACTGCAGCGGACCCCGATTGACATGCCAATGAAACCGGAAAGTCCGGAGAAGAAACCGCCGGTAAGAAACGCAAATGGTACAAAAGGCGATTGGAGTTTCAGAAGGGCCAGGACCCCCAAGAGCACGAAGACAATTGCAAAGAAAATACCGACACCTTTATACTGCTGTTTCAGATAGGCGGTTGCACCTTCCTTGACTGCCTGGGCAACCTGTTTCATCGGTTCAGTGCCTTCTTCTTTACGCAGGTTGTTTAACGCGAGATAAAGAGCAAACCCCAGTGCCAGAACTGCACTAACTGGTGCACTCCAGAACAATGGGCTCATTTATTATCTCCTTTCATTTTGCTATTAAGATTAACTGATTTAGCAAATTTGGGATTAAGACTAACTTGATTCTTTATGAAGTCAATATTTTTATAAATATTCAGCTGGAGTTCTTCTCAGTTCTTTCTTTCCGGCAACAAGGTGTTTAAGTTTGAGCATTTTTTCCCGGCTGCGTCGGGAACGCTTTCTCTTCTGGCGTCGTATTCTGGCTATTTCCTTTTCTTTTTCGGTCTTGATTTTCAGTATCCGGGCTTCAATTTTTTCGGCAAGCAGACGCCGGGCGAGAAACCGGTTCAGTGCCTGCGAACGTTCCTGGGTTACTTTTACTTCGATACCGGAAGGAATATGTTTCAGGTAAACGCCGGTTGACACTTTGTTAACATTCTGCCCGCCGGGACCTGAAGAACGGATGAATTTCTCAATCAAATCCTCTTCCCTGATTCCCAGCTGTTCCATCCGCCTCAGCAAATCTTTTTCCTTCTGTTCGCTGACCCCGAATTTCATTTTCCTCAATTAAAGCGGCTCAACTATCATCAACGGTTGACCGTATTCTACCGAGTCACCGTCCTTCACCAGAATGTCAATAATCCGGCATTTCTTTTCTGCCTGAATTTCGTTCATCAGCTTCATCGCTTCCACGATACACAGGGTCTGTCCCGGTTCCACGACATCGCCTTTCTCAACAAATGCCGGTGCTTCCGGTCGTGCCCGGGAATAAAAAGTACCCACCATTGGAGACGTAATCGGCTCGGTTTTAACTGCAGTCACAGGACGGGCTGATTCCGTTGTAATATCAATTTGAGTTGCGGAACCCGCAGGTTCGGTAGGAATTGCCGCCTCTTTCTGTGATGTTGCAGGAGAAGTTTCGGAAGGTTTCTGAGGAGGTGTTGGAGCCGATGTTTCCTGGGAAACCAATGTCTCCAGTGGCTGCCGCTTGATCCTGATTTTCTCCTCCCCCACTTCCCATTCCAATTCGGTAACACTGTGGAGGCTGGAAAGTTCCATCAGGGCTCGTAATCTTCTGATACCGGGTTCTTCCGGTGAAGGTTTGGGAGCCGGGGGCGTCTCGGTTTTCGTCTTTTTTTCCTGCACAGGTGCCGTTTCTTCTGTTTTTACCGGATTCTTGCGCCATTGAAAGAACTTCAGTGCCACCTCAGGAAACAGAGCATAGCTGATATAATCCTCTTCCTTCTCTACCAGTTCCTTTGTCAGTTCACGGCGTGCCCGGGGCATCCCGGGTTCCAGCTTATCCGCCGGTCGTCCTTTAATCGGTTTGTCATCACCGAGAATTTTCTTGATGATTGATTCACGGATCGGAGCCGGCGGTCGGCCGTAAAGTCCCTTAACGTAGTCTTTCACTTCCTTGGGCACAATTTTGTAGCGCTCACCCGCAAGGACATTCATCACTGCCTGAACACCAACAATCTGGCTTGTGGGAGTTACCAAGGGCGGATACCCCAGGTCTTCGCGCACCCGGGGTACTTCCTCCAGAACCTCGGGCAGACGGTGCTCTGCCTTCTGTTCCCTCAACTGCGCCAGCAGGTTGGAAGCCATACCTCCGGGAATTTGATGGACAATAACCATTGAGTCGACTGCTTTGGTACCCGGGATACACTTGCCGGCAGCAAGCCGTTCAAAATGCTGGTTCACAATTTCCAGTGCCTCAAGATTCAGCACTGCTTCCCACGGTGTTTCTCGAAAACATGCCAGCAGAGTTTCCACTGCCGGTTGAGATGTAAAGAAGGAAAGCGGTGCTGAAGCAGTGTCAATTATATCGGCACCCGCTTCAGCCGCCTTGAGATAGGCGGCTACAGCCATACCACTGGAAGAATGGCAGTGAACCTGAACTTCAAGTCCAAATTCCTGCTTCAAAGCGCTCACCAGTTCAAACGCCATTTTGGGCGAAAGGATACCCGCCATATCCTTGATGCAAATGGAATCAATACCCAAGTCCTTCTGTTCCCGGGCGCGGGCGACATAGTATTCAATAGTATGCACCGGGCTTATGGCATAACAGAGCGTCCCCTGAGCATGCCGGCCCGCCCTTTTGACAAATTCAACCGCCTTTTCCAGATTGCGAACATCATTCAGCGCATCAAAAATACGGAAAATGTCGATGCCCAGATCTGCTGCCCGCTGAACAAATTCCTCGAGAACATCATCGGGATAGTTACGATATCCGACAACATTCTGGCCGCGCAGCAGCATCTGCAAGCGCGTGTTTTTAATCCGCTTGCGGATTTCCTTCAGTCTTTCCCAGGGGTCTTCGTTTAAATAACGCAGACTGACATCAAATGTTGCCCCACCCCACATCTCCAGCGACCAGTAGCCTACCCGGTCCAGGTGTTCCAATACGGGCAGCATATCCGCCAGGCTCATCCGCGTCGCCCAGAGTGATTGATGGGCGTCTCTCAGAGTAGTATCCGTGTATCTAATCGGTTTTTTCTCCATAAAACCTCACAATCAGCTGTGTTATCCTTTCCATTGCCATTGCTCTTGAACCCTTGACAAGAATTGTATCGCCCGGTTTGATAAAGTCAAACAGCTCCCTTCCCACCTCCCCGCTTGAGTGATAGTGCCTGATACGATCGGCCGGCAAGCCGGCTGTCTCTGCACCTTCAGATATTAATTGTGCCAGCGTTCCAACTGTTATGAGCCGGTCGATGATTCTGCCGGCAATTTCTCCAACCTGCCGGTGAAGTTCAGCTGACCTGCTTCCCAGCTCGAGCATATCACCAAGGACCGCCAGTCGAAATTCCCGGGCGGTGGAATTTGCTAGAACCTCCAGTGCCGCCTGCATCGACTGGGGGTTGGCATTGAAACTGTCATCAATCAGCGTTACGGCAGAGAGATTTTTGACTGTCAGCCGTTGTGTCGGTAAAGTCAGCATTCTGGCATTCTGTGAAATTTCCTGCCAGCTCAACCCCAGTTCGTTGGCAGCGGCAGCAGCTGCCAGAAAATTACTGATATTATGTTTTCCAGGAAAGGAGAGATGTATTGGATATTTTTCGAGTAATTGAAACTGGGTTCCGGAAAGTCCAAAGTCCTGAATATTGAAGGCAAAGACATCCGCCTCAGGATTCAGACCGAAAGTTCTTGTTCGGCACCCGGCCCGGCTCATCTTCCTAACCAGTGAATCATCATAATTCAGAATTGCCAGTCCGGTCTCCGGCAGCATCTCCACCAGCTCATTCTTTTCCTGAGCTACACCCGTCCGATCCCCCATGTACTCCAGATGGGTATCGCCGACATTGGTGATAATCCCGATTTCAGGCTGACAGACCCGGGCCAGCTTCTTCGTTCCCCCCAGTTCATTCATTTCAATTTCAAATATCCCAATCTGAGTGTTGTGGTCCATTGCCAGCACCGTCAGGGGAACACCGATGTCATTGTTGTAACTTCCCCTGGCTTTTACAACGGTAAAACGTGACTGTAGCAGGCCGGCAAGAAGCTCTTTGGTTGTAGTTTTACCATTGGACCCGGTTATTGCCACTACCCGCGGTTTCAGACGACTGCGATACCAGCGGGCAAGGTCCAGAAGTGCCTCCCGGGTATCGGCGACCTGAACAACAGCTACCGGTGCATCTGCAGGCAACGCTACCGGCTCGGATACGAGTATTGCAGCCGCACCCCTCCTGACGGCGTCCGCAACAAACTGATGGCCGTTCATTCTCTTGCCTTTAATCGCAATGAACAGTTCTCCCGGGTTGATACTCCGGCTGTCAACCCCTACGCCGGTGATTACCAGTTCCGGTTTCCCTGCTGTCAGAGAGCCGGCGGTCGCCATTACCACTTCATCAATGCGAACC is a window from the candidate division WOR-3 bacterium genome containing:
- a CDS encoding peptide chain release factor-like protein; this encodes MKFGVSEQKEKDLLRRMEQLGIREEDLIEKFIRSSGPGGQNVNKVSTGVYLKHIPSGIEVKVTQERSQALNRFLARRLLAEKIEARILKIKTEKEKEIARIRRQKRKRSRRSREKMLKLKHLVAGKKELRRTPAEYL
- the accB gene encoding acetyl-CoA carboxylase biotin carboxyl carrier protein, coding for MEKKPIRYTDTTLRDAHQSLWATRMSLADMLPVLEHLDRVGYWSLEMWGGATFDVSLRYLNEDPWERLKEIRKRIKNTRLQMLLRGQNVVGYRNYPDDVLEEFVQRAADLGIDIFRIFDALNDVRNLEKAVEFVKRAGRHAQGTLCYAISPVHTIEYYVARAREQKDLGIDSICIKDMAGILSPKMAFELVSALKQEFGLEVQVHCHSSSGMAVAAYLKAAEAGADIIDTASAPLSFFTSQPAVETLLACFRETPWEAVLNLEALEIVNQHFERLAAGKCIPGTKAVDSMVIVHQIPGGMASNLLAQLREQKAEHRLPEVLEEVPRVREDLGYPPLVTPTSQIVGVQAVMNVLAGERYKIVPKEVKDYVKGLYGRPPAPIRESIIKKILGDDKPIKGRPADKLEPGMPRARRELTKELVEKEEDYISYALFPEVALKFFQWRKNPVKTEETAPVQEKKTKTETPPAPKPSPEEPGIRRLRALMELSSLHSVTELEWEVGEEKIRIKRQPLETLVSQETSAPTPPQKPSETSPATSQKEAAIPTEPAGSATQIDITTESARPVTAVKTEPITSPMVGTFYSRARPEAPAFVEKGDVVEPGQTLCIVEAMKLMNEIQAEKKCRIIDILVKDGDSVEYGQPLMIVEPL
- a CDS encoding sodium-translocating pyrophosphatase, producing MSPLFWSAPVSAVLALGFALYLALNNLRKEEGTEPMKQVAQAVKEGATAYLKQQYKGVGIFFAIVFVLLGVLALLKLQSPFVPFAFLTGGFFSGLSGFIGMSIGVRCSARTTWASKQSLNSGLRVAFSSGMVMGLVVVGLGLIDISIWYVILNAVYASEPLIHKLELITSTMLAFGIGASSQALFARVGGGIFTKAADVGADLVGKIEAGIPEDDPRNPAVIADNVGDNVGDIAGMGADLYESYVDSIIASMALSVVAFKGTGWEINGILLPMVLAGVGIISSIIGSFFVRAGEKAEQAVLLSALRRGIYGAAGLSAILAFIVTKWLLPNNWSVYWAILSGLLAGVLIGYFTEMFTSDSYSPTRAISAEARTSPATVILEGLSVGMRSAFPIVIVVVVAIITSFYLSGLGSPEIGLYGIGIAAVGMLSTLGITLATDAYGPVADNAGGNAQMTAQEPIVRERTDALDALGNTTAATGKGFAIGSAALTALALIAAYRDEVRIVSQRFLGEIRTLQLSLLNPYLIAGIFAGAVIPMVVSSSILKAVARTASKIADEVRRQFREITGLMEGKAKPDYARAVTICTRAAQKEMLSPALTAIIAPVIAGLLLGPEGVAGFLIGGLASGFCLAIFMANAGGAWDNAKKFIEKGNYGGKGSDAHKASVVGDTVGDPLKDAAGPSLNILLKLQSMVSIVVLGLVLKLSSYMPWLK
- the tilS gene encoding tRNA lysidine(34) synthetase TilS, with product MDKLSVVHRFIDTIEEYQLLERGGHVLAGISGGADSVCLLDLLRLIAPRYKLRISGIHINHGIRVNADQDEMFVRNLTQQWDIRLVVVKVDTPSFARKHRMSLETAARRLRYLHYQRTAKRLACNRVALGHTADDNLETVIHNLARGAGLRGLCGIPVHRDIFIRPLIKITRKEIRSYLEARSLKWVEDETNTDVRYTRNLIRLQIIPVMEKINPAVRENVLRTGELLRSEDCFLEDLAQKALSRIGKSNSKRVLIDIKRFNSYNVVLKRRIIRLIAPEITSNHVERIVDLITRKCVGTHCIQAGVVVRIRNAAVEITRKIPKSVNGD
- the murF gene encoding UDP-N-acetylmuramoyl-tripeptide--D-alanyl-D-alanine ligase: MEPVRIDEVVMATAGSLTAGKPELVITGVGVDSRSINPGELFIAIKGKRMNGHQFVADAVRRGAAAILVSEPVALPADAPVAVVQVADTREALLDLARWYRSRLKPRVVAITGSNGKTTTKELLAGLLQSRFTVVKARGSYNNDIGVPLTVLAMDHNTQIGIFEIEMNELGGTKKLARVCQPEIGIITNVGDTHLEYMGDRTGVAQEKNELVEMLPETGLAILNYDDSLVRKMSRAGCRTRTFGLNPEADVFAFNIQDFGLSGTQFQLLEKYPIHLSFPGKHNISNFLAAAAAANELGLSWQEISQNARMLTLPTQRLTVKNLSAVTLIDDSFNANPQSMQAALEVLANSTAREFRLAVLGDMLELGSRSAELHRQVGEIAGRIIDRLITVGTLAQLISEGAETAGLPADRIRHYHSSGEVGRELFDFIKPGDTILVKGSRAMAMERITQLIVRFYGEKTD